From a single Ciona intestinalis unplaced genomic scaffold, KH HT000423.1, whole genome shotgun sequence genomic region:
- the LOC108950628 gene encoding alternative oxidase, mitochondrial-like → MLSTGSKTFLFRPFLGSCHALQSGKLPCSNLHTTPTKITVKRYLVGYSWSTQPHSRLLHSCQQLKIDDKNKSEHFKIETNDSTDEPNIEVENFPHFREAKKAKETQKGSSLAEAEEHPDVEEGRAMQDGGYRLPHPIWHKQELESVRISHRPPVGKVDKLAYYSVQLLRTGFDVFSGYTLGTYTGRLDEKQWVKRIIFLETIAGVPGMVGAMVRHLVSLRRLKRDHGWIHTLLEEAENERMHLMTAMRIANPGIIMRTSIVVAQ, encoded by the exons ATGTTGTCTACCGGAAGTAAAACTTTCCTATTTCGACCGTTCCTGGGCTCATGCCATGCACTACAAAGTGGAAAACTACCATGTTCAAATCTTCATACAACTCCCACGAAAATCACAGTGAAAAGATATTTGGTTGGATATAGTTGGTCAACTCAG CCACATTCCAGATTACTTCATTCATGTCAACAATTAAAGATAGATGACAAAAATAAATCCgagcattttaaaattgaaacaaacgATTCAACCGATGAACCCAATATAGAAGTGGAAAACTTCCCTCACTTTAGAGaagcaaaaaaagcaaaagagACACAAAAAGGAAGCTCTCTTGCTGAAGCTGAGGAGCATCCGGATGTAGAAGAAGGAAGAGCGATGCAAGATGGAGGGTATAGACTTCCTCATCCTATCTGGCACAAACAAGAATTAGAATCAGTGCGGATATCACATAGACCTCCTGTTGgg AAAGTAGACAAATTGGCTTATTACAGTGTACAGTTACTTCGGACTGGCTTTGATGTTTTTTCTGGTTATACTCTCGGTACATACACTGGACGGCTAGATGAGAAACAGTGGGTCAAGagaattatatttttagaaaccATTGCTGGTGTACCAg gaaTGGTCGGTGCCATGGTTCGTCACCTGGTTTCCTTACGTAGATTAAAGCGAGACCACGGTTGGATTCACACATTGCTTGAAGAAGCTGAAAATGAGAGAATGCACTTAATGACTGCGATGAGAATTGCCAACCCTGGTATTATCATGAGGACGAGTATTGTGGTTGCACAAG